Genomic window (Deinococcus multiflagellatus):
GCCCAGTTGGCCTCGTTCTTGCTGCCGGGTGGATCGATGAGATTGCTCCACCAGATTGTTACAGCGGGCGGTGGAAACGACCTGAACGTGCTCCACGTCGTGGAGCACGGGAATCTCACGCAGCGCCGCCCCATAGCTCCACAGCTTGTCGGTATGGATCACCTCCGGCACGTCGTA
Coding sequences:
- a CDS encoding DDE-type integrase/transposase/recombinase, translated to YDVPEVIHTDKLWSYGAALREIPVLHDVEHVQVVSTARCNNLVEQSHRSTRQQERGQLGFKRRKRTQEFLALHARVSNLHRHTRTTVPATLRRSHQSAALLRLREAMQQVA